The proteins below come from a single Mesobacillus jeotgali genomic window:
- a CDS encoding cytochrome c oxidase subunit II, translating to MHIHKFEKIWLIFGITTLIVFLSVIGVSAFYLGNQPPSCLATINPEKVDTTAPFDKPGLKKVEGKEWDYELVFVASAFAYNPGQVEVPLGAKVKVIATTKDVIHGFQVAGTNINMMLEPGYISEFVTTFDKAGDYLIVCNEYCGVGHHMMSSKIEVVE from the coding sequence ATGCATATTCATAAATTTGAAAAGATCTGGCTGATATTTGGAATTACGACGTTAATCGTATTCCTGTCCGTTATTGGAGTGAGCGCCTTCTATTTAGGCAACCAGCCTCCAAGCTGTCTGGCAACAATCAATCCTGAAAAGGTAGATACTACAGCACCTTTCGATAAGCCTGGACTGAAGAAGGTTGAAGGGAAAGAATGGGACTACGAACTTGTTTTTGTAGCATCCGCATTTGCCTACAACCCTGGACAGGTTGAAGTCCCACTAGGAGCTAAAGTGAAAGTAATCGCGACGACAAAAGACGTGATTCACGGATTCCAGGTTGCAGGAACTAATATCAATATGATGCTTGAGCCTGGATACATCAGTGAGTTCGTTACAACTTTTGACAAAGCTGGCGATTACCTGATTGTTTGTAATGAATATTGTGGTGTCGGCCACCACATGATGTCGTCTAAAATCGAGGTGGTTGAATAA
- a CDS encoding SDR family NAD(P)-dependent oxidoreductase, protein MFLPSFDLKGKTAVVSGAGRGIGRAIAIGLAEAGADVALLARTEQDLNETSSIIEKLGRKTLVLPTDVTKRDQVHNSISAVSSEWDKIDILVNNAGMNIRSKALEATDEEWQTIMDTNLKSAFMMSQEAGTIMKEQGSGGKIINIASVAGQVALRTGVVYAATKAALMQMTKVLAMEWGEYGINVNSIGPWYFKTPLTEKLLADEAYVQDILAVTPLKRIGELPELVGPVVFLSSDAGDYVTGQTLFVDGGMTIHGF, encoded by the coding sequence ATGTTTTTGCCATCTTTTGATTTGAAAGGAAAAACAGCCGTAGTGTCAGGTGCTGGCAGAGGGATTGGAAGGGCAATTGCCATTGGTCTGGCTGAAGCTGGAGCAGATGTTGCCTTACTTGCTCGGACGGAGCAAGATCTTAATGAAACTTCTTCGATTATTGAGAAGTTAGGAAGGAAAACGCTCGTACTGCCGACAGATGTGACAAAAAGGGACCAAGTACATAATTCGATCTCTGCAGTAAGTTCTGAATGGGATAAGATTGATATACTAGTTAACAATGCGGGTATGAACATCCGTTCAAAGGCTCTGGAAGCAACGGATGAAGAATGGCAAACGATCATGGATACCAACCTAAAATCCGCTTTCATGATGTCCCAGGAAGCAGGAACAATTATGAAGGAACAGGGCTCAGGAGGCAAAATCATCAATATTGCATCTGTAGCAGGACAAGTAGCCCTTAGGACTGGTGTTGTATATGCAGCGACTAAAGCAGCCCTCATGCAGATGACAAAGGTGCTCGCTATGGAATGGGGAGAATACGGTATCAATGTGAATTCAATCGGTCCATGGTACTTCAAAACGCCGCTGACAGAAAAGCTATTGGCCGACGAAGCGTATGTGCAGGACATCCTCGCAGTTACACCATTAAAGAGGATCGGGGAGTTGCCTGAACTTGTAGGGCCAGTGGTATTCCTAAGCTCGGATGCCGGGGATTATGTAACTGGACAAACCCTGTTTGTCGACGGTGGAATGACGATTCATGGATTTTGA
- a CDS encoding dynamin family protein, whose translation MGQTIAQQDHKLLGKILSLYNLMNTNHDEDTAEKVKELGRKAVEEEFSIAFCGHFSAGKSSMINRLIGDNILPSSPIPTSANLVRIKSGSEYAKVIFKDGGSRLYPAPYDYDTVKTYCKDGEQIQAIEISHNGAEFLEQAVIMDTPGIDSTDDAHRIATESALHLSDIVFYVMDYNHVQSELNFLFTKELTDAGKELYLIINQVDKHQDAELSFEQFKTSVEISFADWGVKHAGIFYTSLKAPESPHNQFQDLRSFIMERKSKRKELLPVSIFKSMEKLTEDHLANLHQNVSEEIDQFETILEGLSGSERKQLSNELDNLRMNIEKIQGERDPEREFRDGLNDILKSAYLMPFQTRELAEAYLQSRQPDFKVGLLFSKQKTEQERLSRLDNFYRDLEDKVQSQLDWHIKDFLSKLFKKHNLSQTELQTLANSFKIEFQTELLSDAVKPGARLSGDYVLNYTNDVAESLKNLARRKLEPIKGKFIGYVKGQDDEEINELLKKEENLTKLFSAWTELNGIRENLAEQRRLVSEILYGEPAEYQEKDYHIFKAAEEKPEVILTHDIASSNTAIEKVDSIKEAPVEQGSIEVAQFHENQQQLVRKMNFTSEQIENLPGLKKIARELKEKATRLKEREFTVALFGAFSAGKSSFANALVGERILPVSPNPTTAAINKIKPVTTENPHGTVIVKIKSADELLKELERSLGLFGKNTSDFERAIDQIKSLKSEDSGYSAAEKTHYSFLQAFAKGFSDFKNSFGEKLSVDLESFRGYVAEEEKSCFVEWIEVYYDCELTREGITLVDTPGADSINARHTGVAFDYIKNSDAILFVTYYNHAFSKADREFLIQLGRVKDTFELDKMFFIVNAVDLANSEEEQSAVLEYVEDQLVQYGIRKPHLFPVSSLKGLNAKLDQETGEDQLFNRFEKSFYSFIANDLMNMAVESAEAKWRQAVNVIEEMIRSAEEDKAARADRRGKLLSQKEEMLRVLSEKQPAVLKERLVLESDELTYYIRQRVFIRFGEFFREAFNPALLKDDGRNMKKALETALDELIESIGYDLAQEMRATSLRAEAFILRILKEFQEALSAELLKINSSVSISATENGPLTGIDFETAYQDIERAIFKKTLGMFKNPKSFFEKNEKKLMADELEQLLHGPAGDYLEKENARLKDHYLPELDREFEKVQKDFSEQITEYFEGITSALDDNFSIETVKAALLNIKNYQ comes from the coding sequence ATGGGCCAGACTATTGCACAGCAAGATCATAAGCTTCTTGGAAAGATTTTATCTTTATATAATTTAATGAATACAAATCACGATGAAGATACAGCTGAAAAAGTAAAGGAATTGGGAAGGAAAGCAGTTGAAGAAGAATTTTCAATCGCTTTTTGCGGTCATTTTTCCGCAGGAAAGTCGAGTATGATCAACAGGCTGATCGGCGACAATATCCTGCCGTCAAGCCCGATTCCAACCAGTGCGAACCTTGTAAGGATTAAATCAGGTTCTGAATATGCAAAGGTCATCTTCAAGGACGGCGGCTCACGCTTATATCCGGCTCCGTATGATTATGATACTGTCAAAACATACTGCAAGGATGGCGAACAAATCCAGGCGATCGAAATCAGCCATAATGGTGCAGAGTTCCTGGAACAGGCCGTCATCATGGACACACCTGGAATCGATTCAACTGATGATGCCCACCGGATTGCCACTGAATCAGCGCTCCATCTTTCAGACATCGTGTTTTATGTGATGGATTATAACCATGTCCAATCTGAACTTAATTTCCTTTTTACGAAGGAATTAACAGATGCAGGAAAAGAACTTTATTTGATTATCAACCAGGTCGACAAGCACCAGGATGCAGAATTGTCTTTTGAGCAGTTTAAGACGAGTGTTGAAATTTCTTTTGCTGACTGGGGAGTAAAACATGCGGGGATTTTTTACACATCGCTAAAAGCCCCTGAATCGCCACATAACCAATTTCAGGACCTTCGTTCATTTATCATGGAACGGAAAAGCAAGAGGAAAGAATTACTGCCAGTTTCGATTTTTAAGTCGATGGAAAAATTGACTGAGGATCATTTGGCGAATCTTCATCAGAATGTCTCTGAAGAAATCGATCAATTTGAAACAATCCTGGAAGGACTTTCGGGCAGTGAAAGGAAACAGCTGTCAAATGAACTGGATAATCTAAGGATGAATATTGAAAAAATCCAGGGTGAACGGGATCCTGAACGGGAATTCAGGGATGGACTCAATGATATTCTAAAAAGCGCCTACCTAATGCCATTCCAGACCAGGGAGCTGGCGGAGGCTTACCTGCAGTCAAGGCAGCCAGACTTTAAAGTGGGCTTGTTATTTTCAAAGCAAAAAACGGAACAGGAGCGATTATCCAGACTCGACAATTTTTATCGAGACCTTGAGGATAAAGTCCAATCCCAGCTCGACTGGCATATCAAAGATTTCTTATCTAAGCTGTTCAAGAAACATAATCTTTCACAAACTGAGCTGCAGACACTAGCTAATAGCTTTAAGATTGAGTTCCAAACCGAGTTGCTATCAGATGCCGTGAAACCAGGTGCGAGGCTTTCAGGAGACTATGTTCTTAATTATACTAACGACGTCGCCGAATCATTGAAGAATCTTGCAAGAAGAAAGCTGGAGCCTATCAAGGGTAAGTTCATCGGCTATGTAAAAGGTCAGGATGATGAGGAGATAAATGAACTTCTCAAGAAAGAAGAAAATCTAACGAAGCTTTTCTCAGCGTGGACAGAATTGAATGGCATCAGGGAAAACCTGGCCGAGCAACGCAGGCTCGTATCAGAAATACTCTATGGTGAACCTGCAGAATATCAAGAGAAAGACTATCATATTTTTAAGGCTGCCGAAGAGAAACCAGAGGTAATTTTAACTCATGATATTGCTTCCTCAAACACTGCCATTGAAAAGGTAGATTCAATAAAGGAAGCTCCTGTCGAGCAAGGCAGTATTGAGGTCGCCCAATTTCATGAAAACCAACAGCAGTTGGTCCGGAAAATGAATTTCACATCTGAACAGATTGAGAATCTACCTGGCTTGAAAAAAATTGCCCGTGAATTGAAGGAAAAAGCCACACGGTTAAAGGAAAGAGAATTTACTGTTGCCTTGTTTGGAGCATTTAGCGCTGGGAAGTCCTCTTTTGCAAATGCTCTGGTGGGAGAGCGGATCTTGCCGGTATCACCAAATCCGACAACTGCTGCCATCAATAAAATAAAACCAGTGACAACTGAAAATCCTCACGGAACGGTCATTGTCAAAATAAAGAGTGCAGACGAGTTGCTGAAAGAACTGGAACGCTCTCTGGGACTATTCGGCAAGAACACATCCGATTTCGAACGAGCGATCGATCAAATCAAGAGTCTTAAATCCGAGGATAGCGGTTATAGTGCCGCAGAGAAAACACATTACTCTTTTCTTCAGGCTTTTGCCAAAGGATTCAGTGATTTTAAAAACAGTTTCGGCGAGAAGCTTTCTGTTGATCTCGAATCATTCCGAGGCTATGTTGCAGAAGAGGAAAAATCCTGTTTTGTTGAGTGGATTGAGGTCTATTATGATTGCGAACTGACAAGAGAAGGGATAACCCTAGTTGATACGCCTGGTGCCGATTCAATCAATGCCCGCCATACAGGAGTTGCCTTCGATTATATCAAGAATTCGGACGCTATTTTATTCGTAACCTACTATAATCATGCATTCTCAAAAGCGGATAGGGAGTTCCTGATTCAGCTGGGCAGGGTCAAGGATACCTTTGAGCTTGATAAAATGTTCTTCATTGTCAATGCCGTTGATTTGGCGAATTCGGAGGAAGAGCAGTCAGCTGTATTAGAATATGTTGAAGATCAGCTTGTCCAATACGGTATCAGGAAGCCTCATCTATTCCCGGTTTCAAGCCTGAAGGGGTTAAATGCGAAGCTGGACCAAGAGACTGGTGAAGACCAGCTCTTTAATCGATTTGAAAAGTCATTTTATTCATTCATCGCCAATGATCTTATGAATATGGCTGTTGAGTCTGCAGAGGCAAAATGGCGTCAGGCTGTCAATGTGATCGAGGAAATGATCAGGTCGGCAGAGGAAGACAAGGCAGCAAGGGCTGATAGGCGAGGGAAGCTGTTATCACAAAAAGAAGAAATGCTGCGTGTTTTATCCGAGAAGCAACCGGCAGTACTTAAGGAACGTCTGGTCCTTGAAAGCGATGAATTGACTTATTATATTCGCCAGCGTGTCTTCATCCGGTTTGGAGAATTTTTCAGGGAGGCCTTCAACCCAGCGCTTTTGAAGGACGATGGACGCAATATGAAGAAGGCTCTTGAAACAGCGCTTGATGAATTGATTGAGAGCATCGGATATGACCTGGCCCAGGAAATGAGGGCCACTTCATTAAGAGCCGAGGCATTTATTTTACGGATATTGAAAGAGTTCCAGGAAGCTTTGTCAGCTGAATTGCTGAAAATTAATTCTTCGGTCTCCATTTCTGCCACAGAAAATGGTCCATTAACCGGAATAGACTTTGAAACAGCATACCAGGACATTGAGCGTGCGATATTCAAGAAGACGCTTGGAATGTTCAAGAACCCTAAATCCTTCTTTGAGAAAAATGAAAAGAAATTAATGGCAGATGAACTTGAACAGCTTTTACACGGACCTGCAGGGGATTATCTTGAAAAAGAGAATGCAAGGCTGAAAGACCACTACCTGCCTGAATTAGATCGTGAGTTTGAGAAAGTTCAAAAGGATTTTTCAGAGCAGATCACTGAGTATTTCGAAGGAATCACCTCTGCCCTTGATGATAATTTCTCTATAGAAACTGTTAAAGCTGCACTGCTGAATATAAAAAACTATCAATAA
- a CDS encoding isoprenylcysteine carboxyl methyltransferase family protein — protein MVFLIFIGLIIFQRLTELVIARKNEAWMKAQGAIEFGQGHYPAMVSIHTAFFIFFIMEVVSFDKNLSGYWPALLAMFIFTQVMRIWSLSSLGRFWNTKIIILPGANVVKRGPYKIIKHPNYLIVAIELIVIPLMFNAYITMAVFTLLNILILSIRIPAEEKALRELTMYESEFSNQGRFVPNLLNKCDN, from the coding sequence ATGGTGTTCCTTATATTTATCGGATTGATCATCTTTCAGAGGCTGACAGAACTAGTCATAGCCAGAAAAAACGAAGCCTGGATGAAAGCCCAGGGCGCAATAGAGTTTGGACAGGGGCACTATCCCGCAATGGTGTCAATCCATACAGCATTTTTCATATTTTTTATCATGGAAGTGGTTTCCTTTGATAAAAATCTATCAGGATACTGGCCGGCTTTGCTTGCTATGTTTATTTTTACGCAGGTGATGAGAATTTGGTCACTCTCTTCATTGGGAAGATTCTGGAATACAAAAATCATCATTCTGCCAGGAGCTAATGTCGTCAAGAGAGGGCCTTATAAAATCATCAAGCATCCAAACTATTTAATTGTGGCAATAGAATTGATTGTTATTCCTTTAATGTTCAATGCCTATATCACAATGGCAGTCTTCACCTTGCTTAACATCCTGATTTTATCAATCAGGATTCCCGCAGAGGAGAAGGCATTGCGTGAGTTGACCATGTATGAATCTGAATTCTCCAATCAGGGTCGGTTTGTCCCGAATTTGTTAAATAAGTGTGACAATTAA
- a CDS encoding cytochrome c oxidase subunit 2A, translating into MAQPGIGKKTHTKVEEQSSLKGTLASVFLLGFFLIATWVGVYLLFVNRF; encoded by the coding sequence ATGGCTCAGCCTGGAATCGGGAAAAAAACACATACGAAGGTGGAAGAACAATCTTCCTTGAAAGGAACACTTGCATCCGTTTTCTTGTTAGGATTCTTTTTAATCGCTACATGGGTAGGCGTTTATTTATTGTTTGTAAATCGTTTTTAA
- a CDS encoding type III polyketide synthase, with protein sequence MPRVISIAEAVPPFSIEQEKVMDFAEKLFSESFKDINRLLTVFQNGQIEKRHFAKNLDWFEIDHTFEEKNNAYIEAAVELGAQAISNCLKNDEFLKDEIHLEEIDAIFTISSTGVSTPSIDARIMNILPSSQYTKRIPIWGLGCAGGAAGLSRAYEYCLAYPKAKVLVLSIELCSLTFQRNDRSKSNLIGTSLFADGVACALVCGDDSGYENIMKKDAAPNIIGTQSTTMPDSEDVMGWEVKNEGLYVVFSKDIPTIIENWLQPNVLRFLNSNNLDVPNLDHFIAHPGGKKVLDAYVSALKFPEAMTRTSLEVLKEYGNMSSATILYVLKRFMETAKEGDLGLGAALGPGFSSELLLMRWE encoded by the coding sequence ATGCCAAGAGTTATATCTATCGCAGAAGCTGTGCCGCCATTTTCTATAGAACAGGAAAAGGTAATGGATTTTGCAGAAAAACTTTTCAGTGAATCCTTTAAAGATATAAATAGGCTGCTAACTGTTTTTCAAAATGGCCAAATCGAGAAACGCCATTTTGCTAAAAATCTTGATTGGTTTGAAATTGACCATACTTTTGAAGAGAAGAATAATGCTTATATCGAGGCAGCTGTGGAATTAGGGGCACAGGCAATCTCGAATTGCCTGAAAAATGATGAGTTCTTAAAAGATGAAATCCATCTTGAAGAAATCGATGCTATTTTTACTATTAGCAGCACGGGTGTGTCGACCCCAAGCATTGATGCGAGAATAATGAATATCCTGCCATCATCTCAATATACTAAAAGGATTCCGATCTGGGGTCTTGGGTGTGCTGGTGGGGCAGCTGGACTGTCGCGAGCCTATGAATATTGCCTGGCATACCCGAAGGCAAAAGTACTTGTGCTATCAATCGAATTATGCAGCTTAACATTCCAGCGTAATGACCGTTCAAAAAGCAATTTGATCGGAACTTCACTGTTTGCGGATGGTGTTGCGTGCGCCCTGGTTTGTGGTGATGATTCCGGCTATGAGAATATAATGAAAAAAGATGCAGCACCTAATATTATCGGCACTCAGTCAACAACCATGCCTGACTCTGAAGATGTCATGGGCTGGGAAGTGAAAAATGAGGGACTGTATGTCGTGTTTTCCAAGGATATACCGACAATCATCGAAAACTGGCTTCAGCCCAATGTTTTAAGGTTTTTGAACAGCAATAACCTAGACGTTCCGAATCTCGATCACTTTATAGCGCACCCAGGAGGAAAGAAGGTCCTTGATGCCTATGTTTCTGCTCTGAAATTCCCTGAAGCAATGACCAGGACATCACTGGAGGTCTTAAAAGAATATGGGAATATGTCCTCTGCAACCATACTATATGTATTAAAAAGGTTCATGGAGACAGCGAAGGAAGGAGATCTTGGACTGGGGGCAGCCCTGGGACCCGGATTTAGTTCGGAATTGCTATTGATGAGGTGGGAATAA
- a CDS encoding sulfurtransferase, whose protein sequence is MNALQYHVDTHWLNEHLGDKNIRVADCRFKLGSPEEGRIQYEQSHIPGAVYFDLEKDLSGTVGEHGGRHPLPETSQFKEKLQNAGIDNETTIVVYDGKEGAFASRMWWLLQYVGHEKVYILNGGFEAWQKSGYPIEKSVPHYQETNYTINENNDMMASYEEVKDIALEGKGIAVLVDSRESRRYLGIEEPIDRIPGHIPTAINKPWMEGLENGFFKPRDEQEQRFQDLDPDQPIIVYCGSGVTATPNYIAFKEAGFKNVRLYAGSYSDWVSYQENPVSKSE, encoded by the coding sequence GTGAATGCCTTGCAATATCATGTTGATACTCATTGGCTTAATGAACATCTTGGAGACAAGAATATAAGAGTTGCCGATTGTCGATTCAAGCTGGGGAGCCCTGAAGAGGGCAGGATTCAATATGAACAAAGCCATATTCCAGGGGCTGTTTATTTCGACCTGGAAAAAGACCTTTCTGGTACGGTCGGGGAGCATGGCGGCAGGCATCCTCTCCCTGAGACAAGCCAATTTAAAGAGAAGCTCCAGAATGCTGGTATTGATAATGAAACAACAATTGTTGTCTACGATGGAAAGGAAGGAGCATTCGCATCAAGGATGTGGTGGCTTCTTCAATACGTTGGACATGAGAAAGTCTATATCCTGAACGGAGGCTTCGAGGCATGGCAGAAGTCAGGGTATCCGATTGAAAAATCTGTACCACATTATCAAGAAACAAATTACACGATAAATGAAAATAACGATATGATGGCCTCGTATGAAGAGGTGAAAGATATTGCACTTGAGGGAAAAGGGATTGCTGTCCTAGTTGATTCCCGGGAAAGCAGGCGTTACCTTGGGATCGAGGAGCCAATCGACCGGATTCCCGGCCATATCCCGACAGCAATCAATAAACCTTGGATGGAAGGCTTAGAAAATGGTTTCTTTAAGCCTCGTGATGAGCAGGAACAGAGATTTCAAGACCTCGATCCAGATCAGCCAATCATTGTTTATTGCGGCTCAGGAGTGACGGCAACGCCGAATTATATCGCCTTTAAAGAAGCTGGATTCAAGAATGTCAGACTTTATGCAGGAAGCTATAGCGATTGGGTTTCTTATCAGGAAAATCCCGTTTCCAAAAGTGAATGA
- a CDS encoding b(o/a)3-type cytochrome-c oxidase subunit 1, protein MNTKSINPKVDRRDGKLAMAHFYVAFIALAIGGLAGLLQTLVRSGKFELPSWTGYYQILTIHGVVLGLVLTTFFIMGFQLSLVSKTSGTLTNKQRKTGWIGFWTMTIGTVMAAIMILTNQASVLYTFYAPLQAHALFYLGLTLVIVGSWIDGAAIIMAYSSWRKANPGKPSPLLTFMSLVNTLMWIVATIGVAATVLFQLLPWSLGLVERVDVLVSRTLFWYFGHPLVYFWLLPAYMAWYAIVPKIIGGKIFSDSLARMSFILFLLFSIPVGFHHQLMEPGIDPAWKFLQVILTFLVVIPSLMTAFSLFATFEMFGRSKGSTGLFGWVKKLPWGDARFAVPFIGMLAFIPAGAGGLVNASHQLNQVVHNTIWVTGHFHLTLATSVVLTFFGISYWLVPHLTGRVLTKAMNKLAIIQGIVWAIGMTFMSGAMHAAGLLGAPRRSSFSTYGGSEQAAEWIPYQVAQAVGGSILFLGIILMLYIFINLAFFAPKGEEEFPVGEVADQAEKTPMVFENWKLWLGITVLLILFAYTIPFIDMIENAPIGSKGYKFF, encoded by the coding sequence ATGAATACAAAATCAATTAATCCAAAGGTTGACCGCCGGGACGGCAAATTGGCAATGGCCCACTTTTATGTAGCTTTCATCGCTCTTGCAATCGGTGGTCTTGCCGGTTTGCTCCAGACACTAGTCCGTTCTGGAAAATTCGAATTACCTTCATGGACTGGGTATTATCAAATCCTGACCATTCATGGTGTCGTACTTGGACTCGTGCTTACAACATTTTTCATTATGGGATTCCAGCTCTCTCTTGTGAGCAAAACATCCGGAACATTAACAAATAAGCAACGCAAGACTGGCTGGATTGGTTTCTGGACGATGACAATCGGTACTGTAATGGCTGCTATCATGATCCTGACAAACCAGGCTTCTGTTCTTTATACATTCTACGCACCATTACAAGCCCACGCACTCTTTTACTTAGGTCTTACGCTTGTGATCGTCGGAAGCTGGATTGACGGCGCTGCAATCATCATGGCTTACTCTTCGTGGAGAAAAGCTAATCCTGGAAAGCCTAGCCCGCTGTTGACTTTCATGTCACTCGTCAACACACTTATGTGGATCGTAGCGACGATTGGTGTTGCTGCAACAGTACTATTCCAATTGCTTCCTTGGTCACTGGGCCTTGTAGAGCGTGTAGATGTATTGGTCAGCCGTACATTGTTCTGGTACTTCGGCCACCCGCTAGTATATTTCTGGCTGCTGCCTGCATACATGGCTTGGTACGCAATCGTTCCAAAAATCATTGGCGGAAAGATTTTCTCTGATTCATTAGCAAGGATGTCATTCATTCTGTTCCTGTTGTTCTCGATTCCTGTTGGTTTCCACCATCAGTTAATGGAACCAGGCATTGACCCAGCATGGAAGTTCCTACAGGTTATCTTGACATTCCTAGTTGTCATCCCATCATTAATGACCGCATTCTCATTGTTTGCGACATTTGAAATGTTTGGCCGTTCTAAAGGATCTACCGGCCTATTCGGCTGGGTGAAAAAGCTTCCTTGGGGAGATGCCCGATTTGCAGTACCTTTCATAGGTATGCTAGCATTCATCCCTGCTGGTGCCGGCGGACTAGTCAACGCTTCCCACCAGCTGAACCAGGTAGTACACAACACAATCTGGGTTACAGGACACTTCCATTTAACACTAGCAACTTCTGTCGTCCTGACTTTCTTTGGTATTTCTTATTGGCTGGTCCCTCACCTGACTGGAAGAGTTTTGACAAAGGCTATGAATAAACTAGCCATTATCCAGGGGATTGTTTGGGCAATCGGTATGACATTCATGTCCGGCGCGATGCACGCAGCCGGCCTGCTAGGCGCTCCACGCCGTTCTTCATTCTCAACATACGGCGGTTCAGAGCAAGCAGCTGAATGGATTCCTTACCAGGTAGCACAGGCAGTTGGCGGATCTATTCTGTTCCTTGGAATCATCCTGATGCTGTACATTTTCATCAATCTTGCTTTCTTCGCACCTAAAGGGGAAGAAGAATTCCCTGTTGGAGAAGTTGCTGACCAAGCAGAAAAAACTCCGATGGTATTTGAAAACTGGAAGCTATGGCTTGGCATCACTGTTCTTTTGATTCTTTTCGCATACACGATACCGTTCATCGATATGATCGAAAATGCACCGATCGGGTCGAAAGGATATAAATTCTTCTAG
- a CDS encoding 5'-3' exonuclease — protein sequence MLVDGMALLFRAFYATAVSGQFMINSKGVPTNAIHGFIKHFATAVANFKPTHTAVCWDMGSKTFRTEMFDNYKANRPEAPVELLPQFDLVKEVVESLDVPNIGLRGYEADDCIGTIARTVKEVDSVTILTGDKDILQLIDDRVSVILLQKGYGNYQVHDRNTLYAEKGIWPEQMIDLKAFMGDPSDNYPGVRGIGEKTAIKLLQEHGDVEGVIANLHLLTKSQRAKIEADLEMLHLSRQLAEIKCDVPVECKMDDARFKIDREKLLSKFNEVELKGLHRLFEYEMHA from the coding sequence ATGCTAGTTGACGGGATGGCTTTGTTGTTCAGAGCATTCTATGCAACAGCTGTTTCCGGACAATTCATGATAAATTCCAAAGGGGTCCCTACAAATGCGATCCACGGTTTCATCAAACACTTTGCGACTGCTGTTGCAAATTTCAAGCCTACACATACTGCTGTTTGCTGGGATATGGGCAGCAAAACCTTCCGTACAGAAATGTTCGATAATTATAAAGCAAATAGACCTGAGGCGCCTGTTGAGCTTCTGCCACAGTTTGACCTTGTTAAAGAGGTAGTCGAATCATTAGATGTTCCAAACATTGGCTTGAGAGGCTATGAAGCTGATGACTGTATAGGAACGATTGCGAGGACGGTTAAGGAAGTGGATTCGGTTACGATTTTGACAGGTGATAAGGATATCCTCCAGCTGATCGATGACCGGGTTTCTGTCATCCTGCTGCAGAAGGGCTATGGCAATTACCAGGTCCACGATCGCAATACCTTGTATGCTGAAAAGGGAATCTGGCCTGAACAGATGATAGATCTGAAAGCATTCATGGGAGACCCGAGTGATAACTATCCTGGAGTCCGCGGGATTGGTGAAAAGACGGCAATTAAGCTGCTTCAGGAACATGGGGATGTTGAAGGTGTCATCGCAAACCTGCATTTATTGACAAAATCACAGCGAGCAAAAATTGAGGCAGATCTTGAAATGCTTCATTTAAGCAGACAGCTAGCTGAAATCAAATGTGATGTACCTGTCGAATGCAAGATGGACGACGCCAGATTCAAAATTGACCGGGAAAAGCTTCTTTCCAAGTTCAATGAAGTTGAACTTAAAGGGCTGCACCGTCTGTTCGAATACGAAATGCACGCTTAA